The genomic stretch CCGTGAAGCCAACCTGACCATGGCGCAATTGGGTGTCGAGTTGATCCGCAAGCACCAGGGCAATGCCCAGGCCATCCTGACCCACGGTAATGCCGGGGCCTTGGCCTGCGGTGGCGTGGGCACTGCCCTTGGGGTGATCCGTGGGGCGTTTCTGGAAGGCATGGTCGAGCAGGTCTACGCCAACGAAACCCGCCCCTGGCTGCAAGGCTCGCGGCTGACTGCCTGGGAGCTGGCGGGCGAGGGCATTCCGGTCACCGTGAATGCCGACTCGGCTGGCGCCCATATCCTCAAGACCAAGGGCGTGACCTGGGTGATTGTCGGTGCCGATTGCATCGCCGCCAATGGCGATGTGATCAGCAAGATCGGTACTTACCAGTTGGCAGTGTGCGCCATGCACCATGGCGTGCGCTTTATGGTGGTGGCTCCCAGCTCCACCCTGGACCTGATGATGGCCACTGGCGATGACGTCGCCCTGGAAGAGCGGGATGCCGGCGAGCTGCTGGAAGTCGCCGGGCAGCGATTTGCCGCTGATGTAACAGCCTTCAATCCGGTGTTTGACGTGACGCCAGCGGACCTGATCGACGTGATCGTTACTGAAAAAGGCATTGTCGAGCGGCCAGATACCGCCAAGATAGCCAAGTTGATGTGCCGCAAGCGCTTGCATTGAGGGCTTTGGTGTCTGGCAGATTGCAATCGCAGGCAAGCCCGTTCCCACATTATGAGTGCCTTCATAAAACAACGGTGGGAGCAGGCTTGCCCGCGATTGGCCCGAAAAGCCAACAAAACCCTTGGATATATAGGCAAATCCACGCTGTGATCCGGCTCTGAGCCCCTCTCGTCGCCCTCAAGCCTGTCATCCGTCAACTTACTACGCTCCATGCGCATCTGGGGGATAGGTGCGTGGCGGCGATTGTGATACCATTCGGCGGTTTCCAAGGTCACCCCAAGGGGCGACCTTTAATGCGCAGATCCGTGTCATAACTCGTTGATTTGTCGTAAGTCGTTGCCAGGCATCATGTCGGCGGCGGCGAGCTTCGTTCGTCCCATATGGATGTGACGAGGTTTCACCCGAAAAAGGAATCAGGCTTCTCATGGGCGAACTGGCCAAAGAAATCCTCCCGGTCAATATCGAAGACGAGCTGAAACAGTCCTACCTCGACTACGCAATGAGCGTAATTGTCGGGCGGGCACTGCCTGATGCGCGCGATGGCTTGAAGCCCGTGCACCGGCGTGTGCTGTTCGCGATGAGCGAGCTGGGTAACGACTGGAACAAGCCGTACAAGAAATCTGCCCGTGTTGTCGGTGACGTGATCGGTAAGTATCACCCTCACGGCGACACTGCGGTGTATGACACCATCGTTCGGATGGCCCAGCCGTTTTCCCTGCGCTACCTGCTGGTAGACGGCCAGGGCAACTTCGGTTCGGTGGACGGCGACAACGCCGCGGCCATGCGATACACCGAAGTGCGCATGACCAAGCTGGCGCACGAGTTGCTGGCCGACCTGCACAAAGAAACCGTGGACTGGGTGCCGAACTACGACGGCACCGAAATGATCCCGGCTGTCATGCCAACCAAGATTCCAAACCTGCTGGTCAACGGCTCCAGCGGTATCGCCGTGGGCATGGCCACCAACATCCCGCCACACAACCTCGGTGAAGTCATCGACGGTTGCCTGGCCCTCATCGACAACCCTGAGCTGACCGTCGATGAGCTGATGCAATACATCCCCGGCCCCGACTTCCCGACTGCCGCGATCATCAACGGCCGTGCAGGCATCATCGAGGCCTATCGCACGGGGCGTGGCCGTATCTACATGCGGGCCCGCTCGATGATCGAAGACATCGACAAGGTCGGTGGCCGCCAGCAGATCGTCATCACCGAACTCCCTTACCAGTTGAACAAGGCGCGTCTGATCGAGAAGATCGCCGAGCTGGTTAAAGAGAAGAAGCTCGAAGGCATCACCGAACTGCGCGACGAGTCTGACAAAGACGGTATGCGCGTGGTGATCGAGCTGCGTCGGGGCGAAGTGCCTGAGGTGATCCTCAACAACCTCTACGCCCAGACCCAGCTGCAAAGCGTGTTTGGTATCAACGTCGTGGCCCTGATCGACGGTCGCCCGCGCATCCTGAACCTCAAGGATCTGCTGGAAGCCTTCGTCCGTCACCGTCGCGAAGTGGTTACCCGCCGTACCGTCTTCGAGCTGCGCAAGGCCCGTGAACGTGGGCATATCCTGGAAGGCCAGGCGGTTGCGCTGTCGAACATCGACCCGGTTATCGCCCTGATCAAGGCTTCGCCGACTCCGTCGGAAGCCAAGGAAGCACTGATCAAGATGCCGTGGGAGTCCAGCGCTGTAGTGGCGATGGTTGAGCGTGCCGGTGCCGACTCATGCCGTCCGGAGACCCTGGACCCGCAATACGGCCTGCGCGACGGCAAGTATTTCCTGTCGCCGGAACAGGCCCAGGCCATCCTGGAGCTGCGCCTGCACCGCCTGACCGGCCTGGAGCACGAGAAGCTGCTGGCCGAGTACCAGGAGATCCTCAACCAGATCGGCGAGCTGATCCGCATCCTCAACAGTGCCGTGCGCCTGATGGAAGTGATCCGCGAAGAACTGGAAGTGATCCGTGCCGAATACGGCGACGTGCGGCGCACTGAAATTCTCGATGCACGCCTCGACCTGACCCTGGGTGACATGATCCCGGAAGAAGAGCGTGTCGTGACCATTTCCCATGGTGGCTATGCCAAGACCCAGCCTTTGGCTGCGTACCAGGCCCAGCGTCGCGGTGGCAAAGGCAAGTCGGCGACCGGCGTCAAGGATGAGGACTACATTGCCCACCTGCTGGTAGCCAACAGCCACACCACGCTGTTGCTGTTCTCCAGCAAGGGCAAGGTGTACTGGCTCAAGACCTACGAAATCCCGGAAGCCTCCCGCGCTGCCCGTGGTCGTCCGCTGGTCAACCTGTTGCCGCTGGACACCGATGAATACATCACCACCATGCTGCCGGTCGAGGAATACACCGAAGGTCACTTCATCTTCATGGCCACTGCCAAAGGCACGGTGAAGAAGACCCCGCTGGAATCCTTCAGTCGCCAGCGTAGCGTGGGCCTGATCGCCCTGGAGCTGGACGAAGGCGATGTGCTGATCTCTGCAGCCATTACCGATGGCGAGCGTGAAGTGATGCTGTTCTCCGACGGCGGCAAGGTGACGCGCTTCAAGGAGTCCGACGTACGTGCCATGGGCCGTACCGCCCGTGGTGTGCGCGGCATGCGCCTGCCGGAAGGGCAGAAGCTGATTTCCATGCTGATCCCGGAAGAAGGCAGCCAGATCCTCACGGCCTCGGCCCGTGGTTATGGCAAGCGTACCGCTATCAGCGAGTTCCCCGAGTACAAGCGTGGCGGCCAGGGCGTTATCGCCATGGTCAGCAACGATCGCAACGGCCGTCTGGTCGGTGCGGTCCAGGTGCTGGATGGCGAGGAAATCATGCTGATTTCCGACCAGGGCACCTTGGTGCGTACCCGTGTTGATGAAGTGTCGAGCCTGGGTCGCAACACCCAGGGCGTGACCTTGATCAAACTGGCCAGCGACGAGACCCTGGTGGGTCTGGAGCGTGTCCAGGAGCCATCGGAAGTCGAAGGCGAGGAGCTGGAAGGTGAGGCGTTCGATGGCGAGGTGATCGCAGCAGGCGATGACAGCGTCGACGAGCCAATCCTCGATGCTGCCGCAGACGAAGAAGAACCGCAGGAATAAGCGGACAACCAAGGGGGCGGATGAAGATTCGCCCCCTTGTTATTTGTCCCCTTTGAAAGTTTGCAATACTGCGCATTCCCCTGTGGGAGCGGGCTTGCTCGCGAAAGCGGCGTATCAGTCAGCGCATAGGCGGGCTGACACACCGCTTTCGCGAGCAAGCCCGCTCCCGCAGGGGATATGTGTCGAACACGAATTATGTGACCACCAGATCAGAGCGAGATTGGATGTGAGCAAGAGAGCCTATAACTTCTGTGCTGGTCCCGCGGCACTTCCTGAAGCAGTCCTGCAGCGTGCGCAGGGTGAACTCCTCGACTGGCATGGCAAAGGCCTCTCAGTCATGGAAATGAGCCACCGCAGCGATGAGTTCGTGTCCATTGCCACCAAGGCTGAGCAGGACCTGCGTGACCTGCTGGACATCCCGTCGGACTACAAGGTGCTGTTCCTGCAAGGTGGCGCCAGCCAGCAGTTCGCCCAGATCCCGCTGAACCTGCTGCCGGAAGACGGCACGGCCGACTATATCGATACCGGCATTTGGGGGCAGAAGGCCATTGAAGAGGCCTCGCGCTACGGCAATATCAACGTGGCCGGTACTGCCAAGTCCTACGATTATTTCGCTATTCCAGGTCAAAACGAGTGGAAGTTGTCCAAGGACGCGTCCTATGTTCACTACGTGCAGAACGAAACCATCGGCGGCCTGGAATTCGACTGGGTACCTGAAGTCGGTGATGTCCCGTTGGTGTGCGACATGTCCTCGGACATTCTTTCGCGCCCGATGGATGTGTCCCGCTACGGCATGATCTACGCCGGTGCACAGAAGAATATTGGCCCGAGCGGCATCCTGGTCAACATCATCCGGGAAGACCTGCTCGGTCGTGCCCGCTCGCTGTGCCCGACCATGCTCAACTACAAGGTCGCGGCCGACAACGGCTCGATGTACAACACCCCGCCGGCCTTTGCCTGGTACCTGTCGGGCCTGGTGTTCGAGTGGCTGAAAGAGCAAGGCGGCGTGGCTGCCATGGGCAAGCTCAACGAAGAGAAGAAGCGCACCCTGTACGACTTCATCGACGCCAGCGGCCTGTACAGCAACCCGATCAGCCTGAGCGCCCGCTCGTGGATGAACGTGCCGTTCCGCCTGGCTGACGACCGCCTGGACAAGCCATTCCTGGCGGGTGCCGATGCGCGTGGCCTGTTGAACCTCAAGGGCCATCGCTCGGTAGGTGGTATGCGCGCTTCGATCTACAACGCTGTCGACCTCAATGCCATCAAGGCGTTGGTGGCCTACATGGCAGAGTTCGAGAAGGAGCACGGCTAATGTCTGAGCAAGAACTCAAGGCCCTGCGTGTACGCATTGATGCCCTGGACACCAAGGTCCTGGAACTGATCAGTGA from Pseudomonas fluorescens encodes the following:
- the serC gene encoding 3-phosphoserine/phosphohydroxythreonine transaminase, with protein sequence MSKRAYNFCAGPAALPEAVLQRAQGELLDWHGKGLSVMEMSHRSDEFVSIATKAEQDLRDLLDIPSDYKVLFLQGGASQQFAQIPLNLLPEDGTADYIDTGIWGQKAIEEASRYGNINVAGTAKSYDYFAIPGQNEWKLSKDASYVHYVQNETIGGLEFDWVPEVGDVPLVCDMSSDILSRPMDVSRYGMIYAGAQKNIGPSGILVNIIREDLLGRARSLCPTMLNYKVAADNGSMYNTPPAFAWYLSGLVFEWLKEQGGVAAMGKLNEEKKRTLYDFIDASGLYSNPISLSARSWMNVPFRLADDRLDKPFLAGADARGLLNLKGHRSVGGMRASIYNAVDLNAIKALVAYMAEFEKEHG
- the gyrA gene encoding DNA gyrase subunit A, giving the protein MGELAKEILPVNIEDELKQSYLDYAMSVIVGRALPDARDGLKPVHRRVLFAMSELGNDWNKPYKKSARVVGDVIGKYHPHGDTAVYDTIVRMAQPFSLRYLLVDGQGNFGSVDGDNAAAMRYTEVRMTKLAHELLADLHKETVDWVPNYDGTEMIPAVMPTKIPNLLVNGSSGIAVGMATNIPPHNLGEVIDGCLALIDNPELTVDELMQYIPGPDFPTAAIINGRAGIIEAYRTGRGRIYMRARSMIEDIDKVGGRQQIVITELPYQLNKARLIEKIAELVKEKKLEGITELRDESDKDGMRVVIELRRGEVPEVILNNLYAQTQLQSVFGINVVALIDGRPRILNLKDLLEAFVRHRREVVTRRTVFELRKARERGHILEGQAVALSNIDPVIALIKASPTPSEAKEALIKMPWESSAVVAMVERAGADSCRPETLDPQYGLRDGKYFLSPEQAQAILELRLHRLTGLEHEKLLAEYQEILNQIGELIRILNSAVRLMEVIREELEVIRAEYGDVRRTEILDARLDLTLGDMIPEEERVVTISHGGYAKTQPLAAYQAQRRGGKGKSATGVKDEDYIAHLLVANSHTTLLLFSSKGKVYWLKTYEIPEASRAARGRPLVNLLPLDTDEYITTMLPVEEYTEGHFIFMATAKGTVKKTPLESFSRQRSVGLIALELDEGDVLISAAITDGEREVMLFSDGGKVTRFKESDVRAMGRTARGVRGMRLPEGQKLISMLIPEEGSQILTASARGYGKRTAISEFPEYKRGGQGVIAMVSNDRNGRLVGAVQVLDGEEIMLISDQGTLVRTRVDEVSSLGRNTQGVTLIKLASDETLVGLERVQEPSEVEGEELEGEAFDGEVIAAGDDSVDEPILDAAADEEEPQE
- the mtnA gene encoding S-methyl-5-thioribose-1-phosphate isomerase yields the protein MRDRLLAAEKVKAIDWRDGALHLLDQRALPSRESWVTCATVGEVAAAIRTMVVRGAPAIGISAAYGLVLAARARIAEGGDWQAAWEEDYALLADSRPTASNLFWALKRMRDRLDRLKKHADPLAMLEVEAIAIHESDREANLTMAQLGVELIRKHQGNAQAILTHGNAGALACGGVGTALGVIRGAFLEGMVEQVYANETRPWLQGSRLTAWELAGEGIPVTVNADSAGAHILKTKGVTWVIVGADCIAANGDVISKIGTYQLAVCAMHHGVRFMVVAPSSTLDLMMATGDDVALEERDAGELLEVAGQRFAADVTAFNPVFDVTPADLIDVIVTEKGIVERPDTAKIAKLMCRKRLH